The following proteins are encoded in a genomic region of Fibrobacter sp. UWR4:
- a CDS encoding DUF935 domain-containing protein, whose amino-acid sequence MSKKNRKTPSDTQNGAKQLRLATEIATRAVATFVASEDYLPNPDKILKEQGGNIKVYREYNDGHHDAVKQKRFAAISSRPWTIDGSKGDAKKAKVIEDHLWNLELRNTILQMLEAIGYGYAVHEIVWNTVETEMGVLILPTAIKDRQQEWFKFDDEGKLLFQDKNNNRTIVPDMKFLVTRNRPTASNPYGVPVCSKCFWPMAFKKGGLKFFMIYAEKFGMPKAIGKVPASATETEQTTFLKMLSGLVRDAVAVIPQTGTVELLETHATAGSPYMELVHWADSEMSKAWLGETLTTEQTSSGGTQAMATVHNEVRENLAMDDAAMIESSINQLIRWIYAINWPTEKDIPWMQIILPEDLQGSRIERDKSLKELGVRFNQDYIVDTYGIDSKYFTMAEDEPGSSFAEHTPKPKKPGVRNTSAELRQQANAFAEQLAENCDKVDILAPIRELVANAKSLEEVRDKLIDCYAEMPMEDIAKEMEQAFIAADLAGRFSILKKAGIISG is encoded by the coding sequence ATGAGCAAAAAGAACAGAAAAACGCCCAGCGACACCCAAAACGGGGCCAAGCAGCTCCGCCTCGCAACCGAAATTGCAACCCGCGCGGTAGCCACATTCGTAGCCAGCGAAGACTATCTGCCAAACCCCGACAAAATCCTGAAGGAACAGGGCGGAAACATCAAGGTGTACCGTGAATACAACGACGGCCACCACGACGCGGTCAAGCAGAAACGCTTCGCCGCAATATCTAGCCGTCCATGGACAATCGACGGAAGCAAGGGCGACGCCAAGAAGGCAAAGGTCATCGAGGACCACCTCTGGAACCTGGAACTCCGCAACACAATCTTACAGATGCTCGAAGCCATCGGCTACGGATACGCAGTCCACGAAATCGTCTGGAATACCGTGGAAACCGAAATGGGCGTGCTCATCCTGCCGACAGCAATCAAGGACCGCCAACAGGAATGGTTCAAGTTCGACGATGAAGGCAAGCTGCTCTTCCAGGACAAGAACAACAACCGAACCATTGTACCCGACATGAAGTTCCTTGTCACAAGGAACCGACCCACCGCAAGCAACCCCTATGGCGTACCCGTCTGTTCCAAGTGCTTCTGGCCAATGGCCTTCAAGAAGGGCGGTCTCAAGTTCTTCATGATCTATGCCGAAAAATTCGGAATGCCCAAGGCCATCGGCAAGGTTCCCGCAAGCGCCACCGAAACAGAGCAAACCACCTTCCTGAAAATGCTCAGCGGCCTTGTACGCGACGCCGTAGCCGTTATCCCGCAGACTGGAACCGTGGAACTCCTGGAAACCCATGCGACAGCAGGAAGCCCGTACATGGAACTTGTGCACTGGGCAGACTCCGAAATGAGCAAGGCCTGGCTTGGCGAAACTCTCACCACCGAGCAGACAAGTTCCGGCGGCACACAGGCAATGGCCACCGTACACAATGAAGTCCGAGAAAACCTCGCCATGGACGATGCCGCAATGATTGAGTCCAGCATCAACCAGCTCATCCGCTGGATTTATGCAATCAACTGGCCCACAGAAAAAGACATTCCCTGGATGCAGATCATCCTCCCGGAAGACCTGCAAGGATCCCGCATCGAACGCGACAAGTCGCTCAAGGAACTGGGCGTAAGGTTCAACCAGGACTACATCGTTGACACTTACGGTATCGACTCCAAGTATTTCACCATGGCCGAAGACGAACCCGGAAGCAGCTTCGCAGAGCACACCCCAAAGCCTAAGAAACCGGGAGTCCGCAACACAAGCGCAGAGCTTCGCCAACAGGCCAACGCATTTGCAGAACAGCTTGCCGAAAACTGCGACAAGGTAGATATCCTTGCGCCCATCCGCGAACTGGTAGCAAACGCCAAGAGCCTTGAAGAAGTTCGCGACAAGCTTATCGACTGCTATGCCGAAATGCCCATGGAAGACATAGCCAAGGAAATGGAACAGGCCTTCATTGCCGCAGACCTTGCGGGCCGTTTCTCCATCTTAAAGAAAGCAGGTATCATCAGTGGCTAA
- a CDS encoding terminase large subunit domain-containing protein → MSKELEELFFPYQKRWLLDKSKVKIFEKSRRIGGTWVQSFEDVVDCIEQPGLKVFFSSADMTAAGEYIDYCENWITKLNALAKLLAEIDNGEVEECEFADEDKGIKSKVIEFNNGSKIYVLSSNPKAFRSKGGKIVWDEAAHHDNDMKMWAAAKPAAMWGYSIRILSTHNGVNSLFYQLIQKVLKGEINYSVHRVPIQLAVEEGVADRICGRKLTKKEREEWLENEHRGCMTEAIWQEEYCCNPQDESKAMLSYDLIHSCEQEGILGLEQAKGNLYLGCDVARHRHLFVIYVMEDFGDRLVTRAVEAIQNRKWSYLKQRLYRYLALPNLVRACIDRTGCGDQYTEEAIEMFGSVKVEGVLFTGTVKADLALTLLRAFEDQKIVLPKNPKFPDIDGREDDKQLESFHSVRKIVTPSGNVRYDAQSTDKGHGDFFWAAALCNHAKVAGEGGPVFVKTANPFSRESMNFGGY, encoded by the coding sequence ATGTCCAAAGAGCTAGAAGAACTCTTTTTCCCCTACCAGAAACGCTGGCTCCTCGACAAGAGCAAGGTTAAAATTTTCGAAAAGTCCCGCCGCATCGGTGGCACATGGGTCCAGAGCTTCGAAGATGTGGTTGACTGCATCGAACAGCCTGGACTCAAAGTGTTTTTCTCTTCCGCCGACATGACCGCCGCGGGCGAATACATCGACTATTGCGAAAACTGGATAACAAAGCTCAACGCATTGGCAAAGCTCTTGGCCGAAATTGACAACGGCGAAGTGGAAGAATGCGAATTTGCCGACGAGGACAAGGGCATTAAATCCAAGGTTATCGAGTTCAACAACGGCTCGAAAATCTATGTCCTATCCAGTAATCCGAAGGCATTCCGCTCCAAGGGCGGTAAAATCGTATGGGACGAAGCTGCACATCATGACAACGACATGAAGATGTGGGCAGCGGCAAAGCCTGCCGCCATGTGGGGCTACTCCATCAGAATCCTATCAACGCACAACGGTGTAAACTCCCTGTTCTATCAGCTCATCCAGAAGGTACTAAAGGGGGAAATCAACTACAGCGTCCACCGAGTACCAATCCAGCTCGCCGTAGAAGAAGGTGTCGCCGATAGAATTTGCGGGCGAAAGCTCACCAAGAAGGAACGCGAGGAATGGCTCGAAAACGAACATCGCGGATGTATGACCGAAGCCATCTGGCAAGAGGAATACTGCTGTAACCCGCAGGACGAATCAAAGGCCATGCTCAGCTATGACCTAATCCACAGCTGCGAACAGGAAGGAATCTTAGGCCTGGAACAGGCAAAGGGGAACCTCTACCTGGGCTGCGACGTTGCACGCCACCGCCACCTTTTCGTAATCTACGTCATGGAAGACTTTGGCGACCGCCTTGTGACACGAGCCGTGGAAGCCATACAGAACAGAAAATGGAGCTACCTGAAACAAAGACTCTACAGGTACCTGGCACTACCGAACCTCGTTCGCGCCTGCATCGACCGCACCGGATGCGGCGACCAGTACACCGAGGAAGCCATCGAAATGTTCGGAAGCGTAAAGGTCGAAGGCGTTCTGTTTACAGGCACCGTCAAGGCAGACCTTGCGCTCACACTCTTGCGGGCTTTCGAAGACCAGAAAATCGTACTCCCCAAGAATCCGAAATTCCCGGACATTGACGGACGCGAAGACGACAAGCAGCTGGAATCATTCCACTCCGTCCGAAAGATAGTCACGCCATCCGGCAATGTGCGCTACGATGCGCAGAGCACCGACAAGGGCCATGGCGACTTTTTCTGGGCGGCAGCACTCTGCAACCACGCAAAAGTGGCTGGCGAAGGCGGCCCGGTATTCGTCAAAACCGCAAATCCGTTCAGCCGCGAATCCATGAATTTCGGGGGGTATTAG